Proteins from one Kwoniella shivajii chromosome 1, complete sequence genomic window:
- a CDS encoding guanylate kinase, whose protein sequence is MSQAQPINSEVLNRPLVVCGPSGTGKSTLLTKLFADHPGQFGFSVSHTTRNPRSGEENGKQYHFVTRDEFMERVGNGEFLEWAEFGGNCYGTTFAALTALYPRRCILDIELQGVLQLRSKASLQTPPLDPVYLFLAPPSIETLKARLSGRGTETDASIRKRLDAAKAEIEYALQGKHDVYIVNEDLKIAGDKLEKVAMGYQGWKDCGDKLPEFDVKELE, encoded by the exons ATGTCTCAAGCTCAACCTATCAACTCGGAAGTCCTCAATAGG CCATTAGTCGTTTGTGGACCATCTGGAACTGGTAAATCAACACTGTTAACCAAATTATTCGCCGATCATCCTGGACAATTCGGATTTTCAGTCTCTCATACAACGAGAAATCCTAGATCTGGTGAAGAGAATGGCAAACAATATCACTTCGTGACCAGGGATGAATTCATGGAAAGAGTAGGTAATGGAGAGTTCCTGGAATGGGCTGAGTTTGGTGGTAATTG TTACGGAACTACTTTTGCCGCTTTAACCGCATTATATCCTCGACGATGTATCCTTGATATCGAATTACAAGGTGTATTACAATTACGATCCAAGGCGTCATTGCAAACACCACCTTTAGATCCAGTCTACTTGTTCTTGGCTCCTCCCTCAATTGAAACTTTGAAAGCTAGATTAAGTGGACGTGGTACAGAGACAGATGCAAGTATAAGGAAAAGGTTAGATGCCGCAAAGGCAGAAATCGAATATGCGTTACAAGGTAAACATGACGTTTATATCGTTAATGAGGATTTAAAGATCGCAGGCGATAAGTTGGAAAAAGTAGCTATGGGTTATCAAGGTTGGAAAGATTGCGGTGACAAATTACCTGAATTCGATGTAAAAGAATTAGAATAA
- a CDS encoding cell division control protein 42: protein MQTIKCVVVGDGAVGKTCLLISYTTNKFPSEYVPTVFDNYAVTVMIGDDPYTLGLFDTAGQEDYDRLRPLSYPQTDVFLVCFSVTSPASFENVKEKWFPEVHHHCPGVPCLIVGTQVDLREDSSHLEKLARQKQRPITTEQGERLARELGAVKYVECSALTQRGLKNVFDEAIVAALEPPVTKKKNKCVIL from the exons ATGCAAACTATCAAGTGTGTTGTAGTAGGTGATGGTGCCGTTGGAAA AACTTGTCTCTTGATCTCTTACACTACCAACAAATTCCCTTCCGAATATGTTCCTACCGTCTTTGATAATT ACGCCGTTACTGTaatgattggagatgatCCATACACTCTTGGTTTATTCGATACAGCAGGACAAGAAGATTATGATCGACTTCGACCATTATCATATCCTCAAACGGATGTCTTCTTAGTTTGTTTCTCAGTCACAAGTCCAGCTTCGTTCGAAAacgtgaaagagaaatggtTCCCTGAggtccatcatcattgtccCGGTGTACCCTGTTTGATCGTTGGCACTCAAGTCGATTTGAGAGAAGATTCAAGTCATTTGGAGAAATTAGCAAGACAGAAACAAAGACCGATTACtactgaacaaggtgaaagattAGCTAGAGAATTAGGTGCTGTCAAATATGTAGAATGTTCAGCCTTGACTCAGAGAGGTTTAAAGAACGTTTTCGATGAA GCAATTGTCGCAGCGCTGGAACCACCCGtcaccaagaagaagaataagtGTGTGATATTGTAG
- a CDS encoding metacaspase-1, which yields MSWNQYPGGGHHQQHQQQHGGGGGGGYGYAPPPPPQQQQGYGGYGGYAPPPPPPQQGGWGPPPPQMGYNSYNGPPQGEYQRPPPPQQHYSGGQGGWAPPTGAPVEQSYHQTGAGFMPPSAGQQGGGYAPYGRAPIRPPTQTQHYGPQLHGQNGQNAQPFFQYSQCTGKRKALCIGINYIGSSQALAGCINDAHNVQKFLIDKYNYRSEDIVMLTDDARNSRQIPTRNNILQACQWLVANAQANDSLFFHYSGHGGQTKDLDGDEDDGYDEVIYPLDHQQAGHIVDDECEHNLLVRPLPPGCRLTAIFDSCHSGSCLDLPYIYSTEGTIKEPNLLAEAGSGLLGAGMSYLKGDTGGMLKGLMGIGKTLANQNSDARKKTEQTKTSPADVIMWSGCKDSQTSADTQEAGKATGAMSYAFIASLTKYPQQSYVQLLNTIRDELKGKYSQKPQLSASHPMDTNLLFIA from the exons ATGTCCTGGAATCAATACCCCGGTGGTggacatcatcaacagcatcaacaacaacatggaggaggaggcggaggaggatatggatatgcacctccacctcctcctcagcaacaacaaggaTATGGCGGATACGGTGGATAtgcacctcctcctccgccaCCTCAACAAGGAGGCTGGGgtccacctcctcctcaaATGGG ATATAACTCGTACAACGGTCCACCTCAAGGGGAATATCAAagacctcctccacctcaacaacacTATTCAGGTGGTCAAGGAGGATGGGCACCCCCAACTGGTGCACCTGTAGAACAAAGTTATCATCAGACTGGAGCAGGCTTCATGCCGCCATCAGCAGGTCAACAAGGTGGTGGCTATGCACCTTACGGAAGAGCTCCGA TTCGACCTCctactcaaactcaacatTATGGTCCACAATTGCATGGACAAAATGGACAAAACGCCCAACCTTTCTTCCAGTATTCtcaat GTACCGGAAAACGGAAGGCCTTATGC ATCGGTATAAACTATATTGGATCCTCTCAAGCTTTAGCAGGATGTATCAATGATGCTCATAATGTTCAGAAATTCTTGATTG ACAAATATAACTATAGATCAGAAGATATAGTCATGTTGACTGATGATGCGAGAAATTCTCGACAGATCCCCACTAGGAATAATATTCTTCAAGCTTGTCAATGGTTGGTTGCAAATGCTCAAGCAAACGATTCATTGTTCTTCCACTA CTCCGGACATGGTGGTCAAACCAAAGATCTCGACggtgacgaagatgatggatatgatgaagTCATCTATCCATTAGATCATCAACAAGCTGGTCACatagttgatgatgaatgtga ACATAATCTACTCGTTAGACCTTTGCCTCCAGGCTGTCGACTTACAGCCATCTTCGACTC ATGTCACTCTGGTTCATGTCTCGATCTACCTTATATCTACTCTACAGAAGGTACTATCAAAGAACCTAACCTTCTCGCCGAGGCTGGGTCAGGCTTACTAGGTGCAGGTATGAGTTATCTTAA GGGTGACACCGGTGGTATGCTCAAAGGTCTCATGGG AATCGGCAAAACACTTGCAAACCAGAACTCGGATGCTAGAAAGAAAACCGAACAAACCAAGACCAGTCCAGCGGACGTCATCATGTGGTCTGGATGTAAAGACTCGCAAACT TCTGCCGACACTCaagaagctggtaaagcAACAGGTGCAATGTCATAT GCTTTCATCGCTTCATTGACCAAGTACCCTCAACAGAGCTACGTGCAACTACTCAACACTATAAGAGATGAGTTGAAAGGCAAATATAGTCAAAAACCTcaattatcagcttctcacC CTATGGACACCAATCTATTGTTCATTGCTTAA
- a CDS encoding multiprotein-bridging factor 1 has product MSGWDDKPQIIGFKQQRPTVAKGSALNSAQRAGLVVSSESKGAGQHKGPADHQRIAKLDRDDAPKPPEKVDVSVGKAVATARMAIKNAEGKSMTQKELATSVNAQPAAIADLEAGRAVPDQQLLTKIERKLNVKLRGAKNTIGGPLHPPKK; this is encoded by the exons ATG TCAGGCTGGGACGATAAACCTCAAATCATCGGATTCAAACAACAACGACCAACCGTCGCCAAAGGATCTGCACTGAATT CCGCTCAAAGAGCCGGTTTGGTAGTTTCTTCAGAATCAAAAGGTGCAGGACAACATAAAGGAC CCGCCGATCATCAACGTATCGCCAAGCTTGATCGAGATGAtgcacctaaaccacctgaGAAAGTCGATGTAAg CGTCGGAAAAGCAGTAGCAACGGCTAGAATGGCAATTAAGAACGCTGAAGGAAAATCAATGACTCAAAAAGAATTAGCTACTTCCGTTAACGCTCAACCCGCAGCT ATCGCAGATCTAGAAGCAGGACGTGCAGTACCGGATCAACAACTCTTAAcgaagattgaaagaaaacTCAATGTCAAACTTCGAGGTGCTAAAAATACTATCGGGGGGcctcttcatcctcccaAAAAGTAA